The DNA region AACGTATGAATAAAACTAAGATATGGTTTGCCGCCGGTTTAGTGCTGCTTTTGTTGGGAATCGGTTACGGGGCCAACGTACTCCGGCATTCGCTTGACGTCGAGAACAAGGAGGCTCCGGACAAAGCCAAGGCCGTATTCAGCGAGCAAGTCATCGATTACGGGGCTTTCGGCAAAGACGTATACGAATTGCAGGGCCGGCTTGCTTTTCTCGGTTTTTACCACGGAAAGCTGGACAGCTATTTCGGTCCGAAAACCCGCGATGCGCTGAAATGGTTCCAATCGGAGTTCGGGATGAAGGCGGACGGGTTGGCCGGGCCAAAAACCAAGCTTAAGTTATATAATGCCACCAAAGATTGGAAGCCTGGCATGGAATACGTCAACGCGGACCAGGGAAACCAGCAGACGAACGCCGGAAACCAGCAGACGAATACCGGAAACAAGCAAAATACCGAAGCCGCGAAAAACAATTCGGATAATCTGGCCCCTTCCAACAGCATGGGCTTAAGCGAAAACGATCTGCGCATTATGGCCAACGCCGTTTACGGGGAGTCCCGGGGCGAGCCGTTCGAAGGGCAGGTGGCGGTCGCCGCGGTGATTTTGAACCGGGTCAAATCGCCGAGCTTCCCTAATACCGTTTCCGGCGTCATTTTTCAACCGGGCGCTTTTACCGCAGTGGCTGACGGGCAAATCTGGCTGGAGCCTAACGAGACGGCCCGCAAAGCTGTGCAGCAAGCGTTGAACGGCTGGGATCCGACCGGCGGCTGCATCTATTATTTCAACCCGAGAACGGCAACCTCCAAATGGATCTGGTCCCGCCCGCAGGTGAAAACGATCGGGGAACATATTTTTTGCATGTAAATATGATTTGGATGAAGGAGCAGCCGCTGGTGTCAGGTTGCTTCTTTCCTTTGGATTGGTATAGAATGGAACGCAGGAAATGAACGCGCTATTCAAAAAGT from Paenibacillus macerans includes:
- the sleB gene encoding spore cortex-lytic enzyme, which gives rise to MNKTKIWFAAGLVLLLLGIGYGANVLRHSLDVENKEAPDKAKAVFSEQVIDYGAFGKDVYELQGRLAFLGFYHGKLDSYFGPKTRDALKWFQSEFGMKADGLAGPKTKLKLYNATKDWKPGMEYVNADQGNQQTNAGNQQTNTGNKQNTEAAKNNSDNLAPSNSMGLSENDLRIMANAVYGESRGEPFEGQVAVAAVILNRVKSPSFPNTVSGVIFQPGAFTAVADGQIWLEPNETARKAVQQALNGWDPTGGCIYYFNPRTATSKWIWSRPQVKTIGEHIFCM